Proteins from a genomic interval of Rhizobium rhododendri:
- a CDS encoding thiamine pyrophosphate-binding protein, giving the protein MKKSAVDAVIRGLKKAGVSVVCYLPDSLFKELYPALDADPDIRTIRVTNEGEGAAICGGVFLSGKRAALVMENSGLRASVEPLARMGLGAGIPVVMLMSYRGELGENNWWAIPHGITMEPVLDALRIPYRIVREEEAIERAITDAFKWSYAAYYHSAIALGGEIVR; this is encoded by the coding sequence ATGAAAAAATCTGCTGTTGACGCTGTCATCCGTGGCCTGAAAAAGGCCGGCGTGAGCGTCGTTTGCTACCTGCCGGACTCGCTGTTCAAGGAGCTCTACCCGGCGCTTGATGCCGATCCCGATATCCGCACGATCCGCGTCACGAACGAGGGAGAGGGCGCCGCGATCTGTGGCGGGGTTTTTTTGTCCGGCAAACGGGCAGCATTGGTGATGGAAAATTCCGGGCTCAGGGCGTCTGTCGAACCCCTGGCGCGCATGGGCCTTGGTGCCGGCATCCCGGTCGTCATGCTGATGAGCTATCGCGGCGAGCTCGGCGAGAACAACTGGTGGGCGATCCCCCATGGCATAACCATGGAGCCGGTGCTCGACGCGCTGCGCATTCCGTACCGGATCGTGCGCGAGGAAGAGGCGATCGAGCGGGCCATCACCGACGCCTTCAAGTGGTCCTATGCGGCCTATTACCATTCGGCAATCGCGCTTGGCGGGGAGATCGTCCGATGA
- a CDS encoding LysR family transcriptional regulator — protein sequence MMDPFRLGLVATRLHYFQLVARLGSIRQAAQALNVAPSSISRILKQLEEELGTPLFERVRQRLKLTSAGELMLYHARLSLSELKRACTEINDLNGLHRGTVSVAIIESVSRGLMPDALQEFWKRHPEISVDVRVMGSQQAADAVAAGECDLAVVFDVKVARNVRRISTVLLPLGVLALPDSRHAQKKELKLFDLAGERVILSDASLTLGAWVEDAFSRSFVDLTPRARTNSIGLMIDLAKRDLGTVLQTRVGIEQEIADGTLTFVPLHDAKVNPRKLMLLSRSEKEMSDAASAMGRLLAQSLDGSEDRT from the coding sequence ATGATGGATCCGTTTCGGCTCGGGCTTGTGGCCACCCGTCTCCACTACTTTCAGCTCGTGGCGCGTCTTGGCTCCATTCGCCAGGCAGCCCAGGCCCTGAACGTCGCACCGTCCTCGATCAGCCGTATCCTGAAGCAGCTCGAGGAAGAGCTCGGCACGCCTCTCTTCGAGCGTGTCCGCCAGCGGCTGAAGCTCACCAGCGCCGGTGAACTGATGCTCTATCACGCCCGTCTCAGCCTGTCGGAACTGAAGCGCGCCTGCACCGAGATCAACGATCTCAACGGACTGCATCGCGGTACCGTCTCCGTCGCCATCATCGAAAGCGTCTCGCGGGGATTGATGCCGGACGCCCTGCAGGAATTCTGGAAGCGGCACCCGGAGATCTCCGTCGATGTCAGGGTGATGGGATCGCAGCAGGCCGCCGATGCCGTGGCCGCTGGCGAATGCGATCTTGCTGTCGTGTTCGACGTCAAAGTGGCGCGCAATGTGCGGCGCATTTCGACTGTGCTGTTGCCGCTCGGCGTACTGGCGCTCCCGGATAGCCGTCATGCGCAGAAGAAGGAACTGAAGCTGTTCGACCTTGCCGGCGAACGGGTCATCCTGTCTGACGCCAGCCTGACGCTCGGCGCCTGGGTCGAGGATGCCTTCAGCCGATCTTTCGTCGACCTGACGCCCCGCGCGCGCACCAACTCCATCGGGCTCATGATCGATCTTGCCAAGCGCGACCTCGGCACGGTGCTGCAGACCCGTGTCGGCATCGAACAGGAGATTGCCGATGGGACGCTGACGTTCGTCCCCTTGCACGACGCCAAGGTCAATCCGCGCAAGCTGATGCTTCTCTCGCGCTCGGAGAAGGAAATGTCGGACGCCGCCTCGGCGATGGGCAGGCTTCTGGCGCAGTCGCTTGATGGATCGGAAGATCGAACATGA
- a CDS encoding glutathione S-transferase family protein, translating to MPEITLYGYELDENSYRARLLLSMLGLDWQTVAIDMFPGQEHGKPAMLALNPLGTLPVVKDGDLVVYGMAPVLLYLARAHDAAQQWLPHDPKAFADVVRWVGFGDTALGPAVAARLQALFDTPGDETTLRASARKAFRIMDDHMTIRHFDGLEWFCGSGPTLGDLMLFPSFALSRDFGIDHAEFPALRRWIRHFRSLKGFLTMPGIPDYH from the coding sequence ATGCCGGAAATCACCCTCTACGGCTACGAACTCGACGAAAACAGCTACCGCGCTCGCCTTTTGCTATCCATGCTCGGGCTGGATTGGCAGACCGTGGCCATCGACATGTTTCCGGGGCAGGAGCACGGGAAGCCGGCCATGCTGGCTCTCAATCCGCTCGGGACGCTTCCCGTCGTCAAGGATGGCGATCTCGTCGTTTACGGCATGGCGCCCGTTCTTCTTTATCTTGCCCGGGCGCACGACGCGGCGCAACAGTGGCTGCCGCACGACCCGAAGGCCTTCGCCGACGTCGTCCGATGGGTCGGCTTTGGCGACACTGCCCTTGGCCCGGCGGTGGCGGCCCGGCTGCAGGCGCTGTTCGATACGCCCGGTGACGAAACAACGCTTCGCGCCTCGGCCCGCAAAGCCTTCCGGATCATGGACGACCACATGACAATCCGCCATTTCGATGGGCTGGAGTGGTTTTGCGGCAGCGGTCCGACGCTTGGCGACCTCATGCTTTTCCCATCCTTCGCCCTCAGCCGCGATTTCGGCATCGATCACGCGGAGTTCCCGGCGCTGCGACGCTGGATCCGGCATTTCCGCTCGCTCAAGGGCTTCCTGACCATGCCCGGCATTCCCGATTATCACTGA
- a CDS encoding Rieske (2Fe-2S) protein, which translates to MRLEAGWVPVGLSSSIEPGTSAGAVVDEQEIVVWRDSSGIVHVWEDRCPHRGMRMSFGFVRGDHIACLYHGWQYDAAGQCRYIPAHPALDVPSTIKVPTYLAREDYGIIWATASSEAVLPDAVGAAEFAPVRSLYVDCPISDVLAALDQAGMKHLDANTGLLAADGDRLLMAVQQVSPDKTAIHGVILGPHSPQASGRQAHHARLMEKMRFELEQTAEMA; encoded by the coding sequence ATGAGACTGGAAGCAGGGTGGGTGCCGGTCGGGCTTTCGTCCTCGATCGAGCCCGGAACCTCGGCGGGTGCCGTCGTCGACGAGCAGGAGATCGTCGTCTGGCGCGACAGCAGCGGCATCGTCCATGTCTGGGAGGATCGCTGTCCGCATCGCGGCATGCGGATGAGCTTCGGCTTCGTGCGCGGCGACCATATTGCCTGCCTCTACCACGGCTGGCAGTATGATGCTGCCGGTCAGTGCCGCTACATCCCGGCCCATCCTGCGCTGGACGTGCCTTCGACGATCAAGGTGCCGACATATCTTGCGCGGGAGGACTACGGGATCATCTGGGCGACGGCATCCAGCGAGGCCGTTTTGCCAGATGCCGTGGGTGCCGCAGAATTCGCGCCCGTCCGCAGCCTCTATGTCGATTGTCCGATCAGCGATGTGCTCGCGGCGCTCGATCAGGCAGGAATGAAACATCTGGATGCCAACACCGGACTGCTGGCGGCGGATGGCGACCGGCTGCTCATGGCCGTCCAGCAAGTCTCCCCCGACAAGACCGCCATTCACGGTGTCATTCTCGGCCCTCATTCCCCGCAGGCAAGCGGCAGGCAGGCGCACCACGCCCGCCTGATGGAAAAGATGCGGTTCGAACTCGAGCAAACGGCGGAGATGGCCTGA